A single window of Jaculus jaculus isolate mJacJac1 chromosome 14, mJacJac1.mat.Y.cur, whole genome shotgun sequence DNA harbors:
- the Nfkbib gene encoding NF-kappa-B inhibitor beta produces the protein MAGVACLGKTADADEWCDSGLGSLGPDAAAPGGAGLGAELGPALSWAPLVFGYVTEDGDTALHLAVIHQHEPFLDFLLGFSAGTEYLDLQNDLGQTALHLAAILGEASTVEKLYAAGARLLVAERGGHTALHLACRVQAHACACVLLQPRPRYLQEASSTYLTQSPDHTSNTSHTPVAVYSEPDLEKKEEQNEEDWKLQLEAENYEGHTPLHVAIVHKDAEMVQLLQEAGADLNKSEPTCGRSPLHLAVEAQAADVLELLLRAGADPAARMYGGRTPLGSALLRPNTNLARLLRAYGAPEPEDEDDKLGPCSSSSESDSDSRDENDEYDDIIVHSGRSQNQLPPTLASKRLPDDPDPA, from the exons ATGGCCGGGGTCGCGTGCTTGGGGAAAACTGCGGACGCAGATGAGTGGTGCGACAGCGGCCTCGGCTCGTTGGGTCCCGACGCGGCAGCTCCCggaggagcagggctgggagCGGAGCTGGGCCCAGCCCTGTCGTGGGCGCCCCTCGTCTTTGGCTACGTCACTGAGGATGGGGACAC GGCCCTGCACTTGGCTGTGATTCATCAGCATGAGCCCTTCCTAGATTTCCTCCTAGGCTTTTCGGCAGGCACTGAGTACCTGGACCTGCAGAATGACCTTGGCCAA ACAGCCCTACACCTGGCAGCCATCCTGGGAGAGGCATCCACAGTGGAGAAATTGTACGCAGCAGGCGCTAGGTTGCTAGTGGCAGAGCGAGGGGGCCACACTGCATTACATCTGGCGTGCCGTGTACAAGCACATGCTTGCGCATGTGTGTTGCTGCAGCCCCGTCCCCGGTACCTTCAGGAAGCCTCCAGTACCTACCTCACTCAGAGCCCTGACCACACCTCCAATACCAGCCATACCCCTGTTGCTGTGTACTCTGAACCTGActtagagaagaaagaggagcagAATGAAGAAGACTGGAAACTACAATTAGAGGCTGAAAACTATGAAG GCCACACTCCACTCCATGTAGCCATCGTCCACAAGGATGCAGAAATGGTCCAGCTGCTCCAGGAAGCTGGAGCTGACCTCAATAAATCG GAGCCCACGTGTGGGCGGAGCCCCCTGCACTTGGCAGTGGAAGCCCAAGCAGCTGATGTGCTAGAGCTTCTCCTAAGGGCAGGTGCTGACCCCGCTGCCCGCATGTATGGGGGCCGCACACCACTTGGCAGCGCCTTGCTCCGGCCCAACACCAACCTTGCCCGCCTCCTCCGTGCATATGGAGCCCCTGAGCCTGAGGATGAGGATGACAAGCTCGGCCCTTGCAGCAGCAGTAGTGAGAGTGACAGCGACAGCAGGGACGAGAAT GATGAATATGATGACATCATTGTCCACAGTGGTAGGAGCCAAAACCAGCTACCTCCCACTCTGGCATCCAAACGTCTTCCTGATGATCCTGACCCTGCCTGA
- the Ccer2 gene encoding coiled-coil domain-containing glutamate-rich protein 2, whose amino-acid sequence MMLRCTPIFTALLLLLLGAAMAAPIEPRPSKEMLTHCLAEVVTEVLTLGQAQRSPCIALLHKEIFETEPHGCVSPEKRLLSGDFKKQEARDKEEEEAAERTHKSEVQEQAIHTQLHNQLHQVDKEEDKEEDKKSWPGETFKHLWKQHLEGAEGPQKQVDEKVRDEDTTQFEAEKGMQLLDGDRNLWQEADRGGKERLGESPRHHHYQQQRAGSEAKQEEEEQEEQASEQEEHDVERLEHMQQELKKATAVLGKALQREG is encoded by the exons ATGATGCTGCGTTGCACACCCATCTTCAcagcgctgctgctgctgctgctgggggctG CTATGGCAGCTCCAATAGAACCCAGACCCTCCAAGGAGATG CTGACACACTGTCTGGCAGAGGTGGTCACCGAGGTGCTGACCCTGGGCCAGGCCCAAAGAAGCCCCTGCATAGCTCTCCTCCATAAAG AGATATTTGAGACAGAGCCCCATGGCTGTGTGTCCCCTGAGAAAAGGTTGCTGAGTGGGGACTTCAAGAAGCAGGAGGCAAGGgataaggaagaggaggaggcagcagaGAGGACCCACAAATCTGAGGTGCAGGAACAGGCCATCCACACACAGCTCCACAACCAGCTTCACCAGGTGGACAAAGAAGAGGATAAGGAAGAGGATAAGAAGAGTTGGCCTGGGGAGACCTTTAAGCACCTGTGGAAGCAGCATCTAGAAGGTGCTGAGGGACCCCAAAAGCAGGTGGATGAAAAGGTCAGGGATGAGGACACAACCCAGTTTGAAGCAGAGAAGGGCATGCAGTTGCTGGATGGGGATCGCAACCTGTGGCAGGAGGCTGACAGGGGTGGGAAAGAGAGGCTTGGGGAATCCCCACGTCACCACCATTACCAGCAGCAGCGTGCAGGCTCTGAGGCaaagcaggaagaggaggagcaggaggagcagGCTTCAGAGCAAGAG GAACATGATGTAGAGCGGCTGGAGCATATGCAACAAGAACTGAAGAAGGCTACGGCCGTGCTGGGGAAGGCACTTCAGAGGGAGGGCTGA
- the Sars2 gene encoding serine--tRNA ligase, mitochondrial, with protein sequence MAASMARLLGPLLVRWGFRPRGGCVCSHNPRSFATEKRHRNLLYDHAREGYSELPHLDMESLCACPEKVACALEHRKGELRPSDLPAIISMWQELRQLREQIQSLEAEKEGVTEAVRSLLVKQGSSQVQKDPQYGTLRARGRDIRKQLVLLYSRETQLEEEFYLRALRLPNQTHPDSPVGDESQARVLHVVGDKPAFSFQPRTHLEIGEKLDIIRQKRLSHVSGHRSYYLRGAGALLQHGLVNFTLSKLVRRGFTPMTVPDLLRGAVFEGCGMTPNANPSQIYNIDPSRFEDLSLAGTAEVGLAGYFMDHSVDIRDLPVRMVCSSTCYRAETDTGKEPRGLYRVHHFTKVEMFGVTGPGLEQSSQLLEEFLSLQVEILTELGLHFRVLDMPTQELGLPAYRKFDIEAWMPGRGRYGEVTSASNCTDFQSHRLHIMFKNKAGELQFAHTVNATACAVPRLLIALLESNQQKDGSVLVPAVLQPYLGTDRITAPTHVPLQYIGPNQPQKPRIPGQQPTS encoded by the exons ATGGCTGCGTCCATGGCGCGGCTCTTAGGGCCTTTGCTGGTTCGTTGGGGGTTCCGGCCCCGAGGAGGCTGTGTGTGCAGCCACAACCCTAGAAGCTTCGCTACAGAAAAACGACACCGAAACCTCCTCTACGATCATGCGCGCGAAGGCTACAGCGAGCTTCCGCACCTGGACATGGAGTCGTTGTGCGCATGCCCAGAAAAAGTTGCGTGTGCCCTGGAACACCGCAAGGGGGAGCTGCGGCCATCTGACCTGCCTGCCATT aTCTCCATGTGGCAGGAGCTGAGGCAGCTTCGAGAACAGATCCAGAGcctggaggcagagaaggagggtgTGACAGAGGCAGTGCGGTCCTTGCTG gTGAAACAAGGCAGCAGCCAAGTGCAGAAG GATCCACAATATGGGACCCTGCGGGCCCGTGGCCGGGACATCCGGAAGCAGCTTGTGCTCCTGTACTCCAGGGAGACCCAACTGGAGGAGGAGTTCTACCTGAGGGCGCTGAGGCTGCCCAACCAGACCCACCCAGACTCG CCTGTTGGTGATGAGAGCCAGGCCAGAGTGCTCCATGTGGTGGGGGACAAGCCAG CTTTCTCCTTCCAACCTCGGACCCACCTGGAAATCGGGGAGAAACTCGACATCATCAGACAGAA GCGCCTGTCCCACGTGTCTGGCCACCGATCCTACTACCTGCGAGGGGCTGGGGCCCTCCTGCAGCACGGCTTGGTCAACTTCACCCTCAGCAAGCTTGTCCGTCGG GGCTTTACCCCTATGACAGTGCCAGACCTTCTGCGAGGAGCTGTGTTT GAAGGCTGTGGGATGACACCAAATGCCAACCCATCCCAAATTTACAACATTGACCCCTCCCGCTTTGAAGATCTCAGCCTGGCTGGAACAGCAGAGGTGGGGCTAGCAG GCTACTTCATGGATCATTCTGTGGACATCCGTGACCTGCCAGTCAG GATGGTCTGTTCCAGCACTTGCTATCGGGCAGAGACAGACACTGGAAAGGAGCCACGGGGGCTGTATCGAGTGCACCACTTCACAAAG GTGGAGATGTTTGGAGTGACTggccctgggctagagcagagtTCTCAGCTGCTGGAAGAGTTCCTGTCCCTGCAAGTGGAGATCTTGACAGAGCTGGGCTTACATTTCCG GGTGCTGGACATGCCCACACAGGAACTGGGCCTTCCTGCCTACCGGAAGTTCGACATTGAAGCCTGGATGCCTGGCCGAGGTCGCTATGGAGAG GTTACCAGTGCCTCCAACTGCACAGACTTCCAGAGCCACCGCCTGCATATTATGTTCAAGAACAAGGCCGGGGAGCTACAGTTTGCCCACACT GTGAATGCCACTGCCTGTGCTGTCCCTCGACTCCTCATTGCCCTGCTGGAGAGCAATCAGCAAAAG GATGGTTCGGTTCTTGTGCCTGCtgttctccagccctacttaggCACTGATCGGATCACAGCCCCCACCCATGTGCCTCTCCAGTACATTGGCCCCAACCAGCCCCAGAAGCCCAGGATCCCTGGCCAGCAGCCCACCAGCTGA